Within Gavia stellata isolate bGavSte3 chromosome 12, bGavSte3.hap2, whole genome shotgun sequence, the genomic segment TTTCCTTCGCGCTTTGCTCACCGGGATTCTATGCTTCAGCCTTCTAGCTCTCCGCCAACGCCACAGAGCCCTTCAGCAGTCACTCTGCAAGCgaatcttttctccttcctgcactgGAAAGGTACTTGCTGGTCTCCAACAGGAGGGAAATCCTTTCGGATGACTGACATTTCCCAGGCCCCCCATTACCCTTCTGTAGAGCGCATGGGATGTTCTTGCTCTCAAGGGCGTACAAGGGGACTCAAGGCCTCAGTAGCAGGTACCGCTCTGACCCTCCTGAACCCTGTGGAGGAAATTCCTTACCAGGTGTTTGCAATGTCTGtgaaaaaaggatttcttgGCTTACACTGCAAGAAGGAAGCCTTCAGCTGGTCCAGCAGCAATCCTGTTGGGGAACAGGACCCGGCCCTGGGGAACGGGCGATGCCCTTTGGCTCCTGTAGAAACACAACCTGCAGAGATCTTCATGTCGCCAATACAGACGTGACACTGAAGGGAactattaaagaaaagcagctttgccactTTGCCACAATTCTCACTAACCTAGGCAAGGAGGCTAGGAAATGGGGTGTAGCCTTGTCCAGAACGCAACGGAGTTGAAGCGCGTCAAAAGTCGCTGGGGCCGGGGCGTgtgattttgggggggtgagccACGAGGGCCATGCCGGGTGGGCGGGCGCGGCCCACATTGCCGGGAGCCAGGCGGCCAGCCCCGGTCCCGGGGGTGGGTGTGAACTTCCCGCGGGGAAACTGAGCAGGCTGCGGGGCCAGCGAGGCCCGAAGCACGCGGCCATGGCGCTGGGCAGCCGGCCAAGGCCAGCCCGCAAGGAGGGAGGTctagggaaggtgctgccaagCCCCGGGGAGAGGACAACCCTCCAGGCCCTGCCCCTAACGCTGCCCCtcgggaaagggagaggaggaggaagccgacAAATGAGCGTGgaatctcccagtgcagaggttaacggccaactttattgtgccggtggagggggaggagggccaGCACTCGGGGACGGCGCACGGCTGTATGGATTTTGGGCCCGACGCCGCAAGCGGGAGCGGTCTCGCGTCCGCACaggcccagggaggctggagcagctgccgcTGTCGAgcgctgggaaggcagaggaccccgatggcagctggctggcggtgctggggctgccgaTGTCGGGTGCCGGGGAGCCGTGGGACGGCCCCAGCGCAGCCTGGCGggggctcctgctctcagcgctTGGTGCTGGGGCGCGGCTGCTCTCAGGGCGTCTTCTGGGCCAGCTGTAGGGAGTTTGGGCCCGACGTCGCAAGCGGGAGCGGTCTCGCACCCGCTTGGGCCCAGGTGggctggagcggctgctgcCCTCAAGCACTGGGGAGCCGTGGGATGGCCCTGgtgccgcgctgccggggctgctggtctctggtGCCAGGGAGCCATGGGACGGCCCGAATGCTGCGTGGCTACCggcgctggagctgctggtgtccagtgctggggagcCGCAGGAGGACCCCGACGCTTcgtggctgctggtgctggggctgctggtctccgGTACCAGCGAGCTgtgggacagccccagcaccgcctggctgggagtgctgctctcagcactcGGTGCTGGCGCACGGCTCCTGCCACCGTGTCTGCTGGGCCGGCTGTATGGTGTTTGGGCCCGACGTTGCAAGCGGGAGCATTCTCGCACCCGCTCGGGCCCAGGGGGGGCTGGAGCGGAGGCTGTCCTGAAGTGGCGGGGAGCCGCAGGAGGACCCCGATGGCGcctggctggcggtgctggggctgctgatcTCGGGCACCACAGATGCGAGAGATTGCCCCGATGCcgcctggctgctggtgctggggctgctggtctcggGTGCCGGAGAGTCGTGGGAAGGCCCCGATCCTGactggctggcagtgctggggccgGCGAGCTCCGAGGCGGTACTGGAGTCTGCAAGGGGAAGCGGGAAGGTCAAGGGCACGGCCCCCCAGGCCCAGGGCAGGATAGGCCAGTGCGGTGCGCCCGGCTGTCCGGGAGCAAAGAGGCTCTTCCAagcccaccctgggcacccaccaCCAGGCCTTGcctggcccctggccccagcccaggggcacgcgggtgctttgcctcttaccggtgcccaggccagcacagctgttgcaCTCCCAGCTGGCCGTGCTGTTCCCCGAGTAGGCGCAGCGTCTGTGGGTGCCCtcggcagcacaggagcagcacaggagcagttgcCAGGGCCTGGGGAAGCAAACGGGTTCATGGCTGTGAGGACAGAGTGGCCGCAGCTCAGGACTGTCCGGCAGAGCTCTTGTTCTTAGTCCTTCCGCTTCGAGCCCTTGGCGAGACAGAGATCCCGTGCAGAGCTCCGGGGTGCAGCTTTGGCAACTtacccctcttcctctgcctgctccctgcctcctggacaAAGGCACTCGCTGGCATCGCAGCGGCCGTGCCTCTCATATAGTGCTGCGTATGCACGGCTGTTCTCCCATGATGGCAGcctgatggagaaaggaaacttgatgagcccctgctgccccggcatcaggcagatgcaggacatccctgctcttcccccctgccctgtttcCAACTCCTCCATGAAGCTGACGCCCAGACTCACGGGACAGCGCAGGGCCAGGactgcaggggcagcccctggcaacGGCACAGCGCTTGCACCCTCGTGTCCTGTGAGCCAGGCAGGGCGACACCAACCTGAAGGGGATTCGGATCCCCACGGTGAGCATTTCCAGGACAAACTCTTCCTTATCTCTACAGAGCGGGcactggaagcaagaaatgccagcgcgcgcagcctgtccctgcaggagaaACATAAGGAGCACGAGTgaggccctggtgctgctgagcgCCTGCCGTGGCCCGGGGCCAAGGGAAGGGCTCCTACCTGGATGCAGCCCCTGTGGAACCAGGCGTGTTTGCACGCTGGGCACACCATGGTGCCGTAGGACTTtctgtcccccacagggtccaggcagatgaggcaggtggtgttctcctccGGAGCCgcctccactgcctgctctgggcggtgctcccagcagaaggacctgggggaagaggaaagggatgggcGAGGTGAGAACTGCTGGGTCCTTCCCCGGTGGTggcgaggaggggagaggaggtaccTGTACTGAGGAAGGAACTGGGTGACGCATCCACCCTCCACggcacaggggagatggaagctgcGGTCACAGTCCGTCTCGTGGCAGGTGATGGCGGCCCCATTCTCGCCACAGACGAAGCAGTcctggaaagggcagagcagcccccatCAGCGGCAGCCTCAGGGTCtccaccgccagccccacacctccgGGCAGGGCGCAGGATGCAGCcgctgctgggacacagcccGCAGACATGCCTGGCGGCCGAGGCACCTGTGCTGGGgcctctgtggagctgctgggagcaagacttttgtcccagagctggttggaagggctgggatttctttcttgggGCCTGGGCTAAGCTGCTGCaaccctctcctggcacaaatCTCCCTGTTCTTGTCGGGTCCTCACCTTCTGCGCTGCCCGCTGGATGGTGCGTCGAATATCCTCAGGGAGAAATCCCATGAGTCCTAATTCCTTGAGCCGTTGCTGGTAAAGCTCGTTGgcgaaaaactgcagaagaggaaagacgaGGGAGGAGCTGATGAGGCGAGTGTGGCAGGGACTGCCTgtggaaaagctggaaggagccccGGAGAAACTCACCAGGCAAAACACGTGGGCACAgagcccttccttctccagtttgcACCCACAGATGTCCGGGTCAGCCTCTGCCCGGCGACACAGCATGCacgctggaggggagagagcaaatggcagcgggaatgagcacctctgcggggccgggggcagcgtcCCTGCGGGATTGCCCCCGagggcctgctctgtccctgcctagctggctgatgggcagggcCGGAGgccttggagaggaagggggcatTGCAGGCCCGGGTGTCCCAGCAGGCGcccactgcccagcctgggCCGGGCTTGCTGAGGCAAGGAggggccctgccccggggcgcttggggagctcctgcctccctcgccctgccacCGCTCTCGGCCCCACGCTGACCGCCCCgacaacccctctgccaggctgcgggaggggTACGTTGCTCTCACCCTGCTCCGTCGAGGCGGGGGCCCTCTCCATCCTTGCGGACATGGCACACATCAACA encodes:
- the LOC132317921 gene encoding PHD finger protein 7-like, with the protein product MERAPASTEQACMLCRRAEADPDICGCKLEKEGLCAHVFCLFFANELYQQRLKELGLMGFLPEDIRRTIQRAAQKDCFVCGENGAAITCHETDCDRSFHLPCAVEGGCVTQFLPQYRSFCWEHRPEQAVEAAPEENTTCLICLDPVGDRKSYGTMVCPACKHAWFHRGCIQGQAARAGISCFQCPLCRDKEEFVLEMLTVGIRIPFRLPSWENSRAYAALYERHGRCDASECLCPGGREQAEEEGPWQLLLCCSCAAEGTHRRCAYSGNSTASWECNSCAGLGTDSSTASELAGPSTAKTSSPGSAAPGPSHGSPVLEGSSRSSPPGPKRVRDRSRLRRRAQTPYSWPRRRPESSRAPAPSAESRSPRQAALGPSHGSPAPDIGSPSTASQLPSGSSAFPALDSGSCSSLPGPVRTRDRSRLRRRAQNPYSHLDSPMLDFAFLFSYSGGA